The genomic stretch AGTCGGGCTGTGTGTGCGGCACGGTGGTGCGCGTCCCCGTCGTCCCCGTACCGAATCCGCCCCCGCCGAACCCGCGGGCGCCCGGCAGCCCGCCGGCGGACGCGCCCGAGCCGCACGCCGCGCCGCCGGTGCTGCGCCCGGCCTTCCGCCCGGTCACCATCCGTACGGCCCGCGACTGTGTCACCGCCGCCGCCCAGTACCTGAAGTGGCTCGGCTTCACCGACGTCACGGCGGCGCAGGAGCGCAGCGCGTCCGGCGTGGACCTGCGCGGCACCGGCGTGGTGGCCCAGGTGGACCCGACGACCCGGGCGACCAAGCTGCGGGAGATCGAATGCCTGTGGCTCAACGGACTCAGTGATTCCGCGATCGCGGTCTGCTTCTCCCTGGCGGGCTACTCCCGCGACGCCCGCGCCCGCGCCGACGCCCTGCACCTCCCGCTGTTCGTCATGGACCTCACCGGCACCCCGCAGCCGGTCAACGACCCGGCCGACGAGCTGATCAGGGACGGCGCCACGGGGCGGTAGGGACGGCGGCGAGGCCGTCGGCGGGGGCGGCGGCCGGCCGGGCGGGCCCGGCTGGTTAGGGTCGGTGGGTTCCCGACCAGCGTACGGAGAGGCTCGATGACGGCCAGGAACAGCGCGGACGCGCTGCTGCAACTGCGCGGGGTCAGCCGGCGCTACGGCGACCGGCAGGCCCTGCACCCGATCGACCACGACCTGGCCGCGGGCCGCTGCACCGCGCTGTTCGGGCACAACGGGTCCGGCAAGTCCACCCTGCTGCGGATCGCGTGCGGCCGGGACGCGCCGACCGGCGGCCGGGCGCTGTTCGCGGGCCGTACGGTCGCCGAGGACGACCCGGAGGTACGGGCGCGGGTCGCGGTCGTCGGCGACAGCGTGGCCTGCTATCCGGACCTCACCGTCCGCGAACACCTCGAACTCGTCACGGTCGCGCACGCGGTGGACGACGCCCCGGCCTGGATCGACCAGGTGCTCGCCGACCGGCGGCTGGCCGACCACGCCGACGCGCTGCCCAACGCGCTCTCCTCCGGCCAGTTGCAGTCGCTGCTGCTGGCCGCCGCACTGGTCCGGCCGCGCGACCTGCTCGTCCTGGACGAGCCGGAACAGCGGCTCGACCCCGACGCCCGCGCGCGCCTGGCCGCCCTCCTGGTCGCCGAGAAGGAGGGCGGCGTGGCCGTCCTGCTCGCCACGCACCAGGCCGAGCTGGCCGAGGAGGTCGCGGACCACATGATCGCGCTGGAGGACGGCCGGGTGATCGAGCAGGGCGCTCCGGCGGAGGTGCTGCGGAAGCTGGGTGTGCGCTCATGACGGCGCGCGCTACGGACACGGAGCCGCGCGCGGCGGAGGAGGAGACCGCCGGCCCGGCCGTCTGGAACGAGCAGGAGGACGACCGCACCGCCGAGACGCTGCGCTGGCTGCGCACGAAGCGTCGCGCGCACCAGCGCCGGCGCCGCCGCGACCGTGCCGTCCTCGCGTACTGCGTGGTGCTCGCCGCCCTCGGCTACGGCGGCGGCTACACCCTTCGCTTCCTGCGGTCGCTGGAGCTCGGCGCGGACCACGGCACCCTCGGCGCGGACCTCCGGCGCACCCTGCCGGCCGCCTTCGTCGCCGTGGCCCTCGCGCTGGCCGTGCTCGCCGCCCGCGACGCGCTGTGGCGCGGGCCGGTGGTCGTGTCCGGACCGTCCGCGGGCTGGCTGCTGGCCCAGCCCGTACGGCGCGGCGCGGTGCTGCGGCCCGCCTTCCGCCTGTCCGCCCTGCTGGCGACGGCCGCCGGGGCGCTCGCCGCGTCGGCCGCGGCCGTCGTCCTGCACGTCACCGGCCTGGCGTCCTTCGGCGGCGCGCTGGCCGCCGTGCTCCCGGCCGGGGTCTGCCTGCCGCTGCTGGCCGTGTCGCTGGGCATGGCGGTCGAGCGCAGGCCGCGACCGGCCCGTCTCGTACGGCGGCTGACCGCGCCCGCCGCCCTGCTCCTGGCGCTCGCGGCCGGCCAGGCGGCGCTGGCCTTCGGCGGCCGTCGCTGGGCGCCTCTGGAATGGGCCGAACTGTGGTCCGGCCCGTGGGGCTGGGCAGCGCAGCCGGTGGTGGCGGTCACCGGCGGCCCGGCCCCGGGCTGGCCGGTCGCGCTCGTACTCCTCGCGGCTGTCACCGCCGCCGCTGCCGGGTACGCGCACCGGGACGCCGCGCACGTGCCCAACGCCCAGCTGCGCGGCCGCGCGGCAACGGCCTCGGCCGTCACGTCCGGCGTGTTCGCCCTGGAACTGCGGGCCGCGAAGCTGGCCGTCCTGGAAGCGGGCGGTGACGCGCCCAAGCGCCGGGTCCGGCTCCCGGCGCCCCCGCACCGGTACCTGATCGTGGTGTGGCGCGATCTGCTGGCCCTGCTGCGCATGCCGGGGCGGCTGGGGCGGGCGGTCGCCTGGACGGCCGCCGCGGGCGCGGCGGTGGGCCTCGGTGCCGGGCCGGTCGCCGAGCGGCGCGTGCTCGGCCTGGCCGTGGGGCTGCTGTGCGGGTACGCCGCGGTCGGCGCCCTCGCCGAACCGGCCCGCCTGGAGACGGACGACGCGCGGCGGGCGGCCTGGTCACCGTTCCGGCTGCGGACGCTGATGCTGCACCATGCCGTCGTGCCGGGCGTGCTCGGCGCGCTGCTGGGTCTGCTGGCGGCCGTACCGTACGCGCTCGCCGGCGCGGGATGGGCCCTGCTGATGATGCCGCTGTGCGCGGGGCCGTTCGCCGCGGCGGCGGTCTTCGGCGCCTGCCGCGGCCCGGCCCGCACGGACCTGCTGTTCGCCGGGGGTGCCACCCCGATGGGCGGCCCGGGCCCGTTCCTCTTCGCCGCCTGGTACGCCGCCGGGCCCCTGGTCTCGGTCACCGGACTCGCCCTCGCCCTGAACGCGGCCCTCGCCCACGGACCGGACGCGCGGTCGGCGCTGCACGTCGCCGTCGTGGCCGTACTGCTGACGGCCGGTCTGCTGTTCTTCGCGGCCCGCTCGGCGGACCGGCTCGTACGGCACTGAGCCGTCCGGCCGGGGCTCGCCGGCCGGGGAAGGAAACGACCGCTCCGGCGGTTGTGTCCGGCTGTGACAGCCGACCGCACGCGCGAGGAGCCGGGGGCCCGTATGAAGGTGATCGTCATCGGAGCGAGCGGGGTCATCGGCAGCGCGGTCGCCGACGAGCTGGAGGGGCGCGGGCACACGGTCGTCCGAGCCGCGCGGCGCGGACCGGTGCGGGTGGACATGGAGGATCCGGCGTCCGTGGACGCGCTGTTCGAGAACCCGGCCGTGCGGGGCGCGGACGCGGTGGTCTGCTGCGCGGCGAGCGGCCGGCTCGTCCCGCTGGACGAGCCCTCCGACGCCGAGTTCACCCGTGGCCTGCACGGCAAGCTGCTCGGGCAGGTGCAGCTGACCCGGCGCGCGCTGCACCACCTTCAGGACGGCGGGGCCGTCGTGCTCACCGGCGGACGGTTCGACGAGCCCACGCCGGGCGGCGCGTTCACCGCGCTGGTGAACTCGGGGCTGGACGCCTTCGCACAGGCCGCGGCGCCTGAGATGCCCCGTGGGCTGCGGCTGACCGCCATCAGCCCCGGCTGGGTCGGCGAGACCCTGGAGCGGCTGGGCACGGACCCGTCCGCGGGTATCCCGGCCGCCGAACTGGCCCGTACGTACGCGGACGCCGTGGAGGGACGTACCGCCTGACCCGGCGCCGGACCCGGGAAAACCGGCTGCCCTCCGCCGCGCGACCTGCGACGGTGCTGCCATGAAGGCATCCGGCACCCGCCCCGACCCCGTCATCCGTCCGGCCGCCCCCGGCGACCTCCCCGCGCTGCGCGACATCGAGCGCGCGGCCGGGGAGTCGTTCCGCGCCCTGGGCATGGACCTGATCGCGGACGACGAACCGCCGTCGCTGACAGAACTGACTCACCATCAGCGGGCCGGACGGGCGCTGGTCGCCGAGGACGGCTCGGCGGACGGCGCGCCGCTCGCGTATCTGCTGTGGGAGCCGGTCGACGGCTGCGCCCACATCGAACAGGTCTCGGTCCACCCGGACGGTGCCCGCCGCGGCCTCGGCCGGGCGCTCATCGAGCGGGCGTGGCGGGACAGCGGGCTCCCGGCGCTGACCCTGACCACGTTCGCGGACGTGCCGTGGAACGCCCCGTACTACGCCCGCCTCGGCTTCCGTGTCCTCGGCGGGGCCGAACTGACCCCGGGGCTGCGGGCGGTCCGCCGACGGGAGGGTGAGCTGGGGCTGGACCGGTGGACGCGGGTGTGTATGCGCCGGGACGCCGGCCTGGCGGGGTGACCTCCGGACAGGCCCGCTTGCCGGTGCTCCGGGTGCCGGGGACCATCGCCGGATGAAGCCACCGATGAATCCGCCGCAGCCGGCCTCCCGGCGCCCGTCCGGCCCGTTCGCCGTCGGCCGGACGTGCGCGCCGCCCGCTCCCCTGTCCCCCGCCCGGCGCGTCCTCGCCCTGGCCGCGTCCGCCGCCGTCGTCGTCCTCGTGCCGCTGCTCGGTACGGGGCTCGTGGTCGACGAGTCGTACGAGGTCCGATTACCCGGGGACGGGGCCACCGCGCTGCTGCGCGCGGTGCTGCTGGCCGCGCTGTGCGTGCACCTCGGGGAGTTGGCGGGGGTGCGGCTGGCGCGGCGGGTGGCCGGGGCTCCGGCGGGGCTGCCGCGGCCGTGGGCGGTGCGGGCCGCGTGGGCGGGGGTGGCGGCGGCGGTGGGGCAGTTGCTGCTGGTGGCGGGGAGCGGCTCGCCGGTGGCGGGGCTGTCCGGGCCCGCCCTCGTCGAGGCGTACGGCACCCGGCCCGGCCTGCTCGCGCTGCTGGAGGCCAACGCGTTCCTGCTGGCCGCCCTGTGCGCCGCTTCCGGACGCCCGGGGTGGGCGGCCGTCCCGCTGGCGGCCATCGTGTTCGGCGAGGCGCTGCGGGCCCATCCCGAGCCGTACACCCCGGAGACCGGTACGGCTCTGACCCTCGTGCACCTGACGGCGACCGCGCTGTGGACCGGCGGGCTGCTGTACGTGCTGCGGACGCGGTGGCGGTGGCGGCACGACGCGGCGGCCGGCCGGGAGTTGCTGACGCGGTACGCGCGGCCGGCGGCGCTGCTGTTCGCCGCGATCACCGCGACCGGCGTGTGCAGCACGCTGCGCCGGCTGCCGCTCGCGGAGACGCTCGCCACGGGGTACGGGCGGGTGCTGCTGGCCAAGCTGGTGCTCGTCCTGCTCGTGAGCGGGCTGGCGCTGGCCGCGCGCGGACGGCTGCGGCGGGAGGCGGCCGTGCCGGGCGCGGCCACCCGGCCGGCCCGCGCGGAGCTGGTGGCGCTGGCGGCGGTGGTACTGGTCTCCGCCGTGCTGACCGCCGTACCGCTGCCGCCCGCGCCGGTCTGAGCGGCTGCGGGCGGTGCCGGGCGGAGCCCCGGTGCGGCGGCCGGGCCCGGGGCCGGACCGGACAGCGCGCCATAATGCCTGCATGTTCGATGCCAAGCGGCTGCGGGCCGTGTGTCTGGACTTCAACGGAGCGGTCGAGGAGTTCCCGTTTCCCCGGCACCCGGAGGTGTCCACGTTCAAGGTCGGCGGAAAGATCTTCGCGCTGACCACCCTGGACGCCGTGCCGCTGACCGTGAGCCTGAAGTGCGACCCGGAGCTGGCCGAGCGGCTGCGCGCCGCGCACCCCGAGATCGTGCCGGGTCACCACCTCAACAAGCGGCACTGGAACACGGTCACGCTGACGGGGGCGCTGGACGACCGGCTCGTCCTCGACATGATCGAGGATTCGTACGACCTGATCGTGGCGCGGCTGCCGCGCGCCCGGCAGCTGGCGCTGGACTGGCCGGGCCACGCCTGATCCCCGTCCCCCGGTGGTGCGCGGCCCGGCCGTACCGCGGCTGACGGCCCGTTACGTCTGGGCGGCCTCGACCGGCCCCGCGGCGCCCGCGCCCGTCGGGCGTACCGGCGCCGCCGTCGCCTCCGCCTCCGCCGCCAGCCGCGCCGCCAGCCGTTCCCGCAGCTCGATCTTGCGGACCTTGCCGCTGACGGTCATCGGGAAGGCGTCGAGGACGTGGACGTAGCGCGGGACCTTGTAGTGCGCCAGCCGCGAGCGGCAGAAGCGGGCCAGCTCGTCGCGGGTGAGGCCGGCCGCGGGGTCGCGCAGGATGACGCAGGCGGCGATCTCCTCGCCGTACTTGGCGTCCGGCACGCCGACCACCTGCACGTCCGCGATCTTCGGGTGGGTGTAGAGGAACTCCTCGATCTCGCGCGGGTAGACGTTCTCCCCGCCCCGGATGATCATGTCCTTGATGCGGCCGACGATCCGCAGATAGCCGTCGTCGTTCATCACCGCGAGGTCGCCGGTGTGCATCCAGCGCTCCGCGTCGATCGCCTCGTCGGTGCGCTCCGGCTCCTCCCAGTAGCCCAGCATCACGCTGTAGCCGCGGGTGCACAGCTCACCCGGCTCGCCGCGCGGCACGGTCGCGCCGGTCGCCGGGTCCACCACCTTGACCTCGATGTGCGGCAGCACCCGGCCCACCGTGCCGGTGCGGTGCGCCAGGTCGTCGTCGCGCCGGGTCTGGGTGGAGACCGGCGAGGTCTCGGTCATGCCGTAGCAGATGGAGACCTCGGCCATGTGCATCTCGGAGACGACCCGCCGCATCACCTCCTCGGGGCACGGCGAGCCCGCCATGATCCCGGTGCGCAGCGACGACAGGTCGAACGTGGCGAAGTCCGGGTGGTCCAGTTCGGCGATGAACATGGTCGGCACGCCGTACAGGGACGTGCAGCGCTCCTGCTCGACGGCGCGCAGGGTGGCCGCCGCGTCGAAGGCGGGCGCCGGGATGACGATGCACGCGCCGTGCGAGGTGGCCCCCAGATTGCCCATCACCATGCCGAAGCAGTGGTAGAAGGGCACCGGCAGACAGACCCGGTCGTGTTCCGTGTAGCCGACCGTCTCGCCCACCCAGAAGCCGTTGTTGAGGATGTTGTGGTGGGAGAGGGTGGCGCCTTTCGGGAAACCGGTGGTGCCGGAGGTGTACTGGATGTTGACCGGGTCGTGCGGCGACAGTTCCTTCGCGCAGGCCGCCAGCCGCTCGTGCGGCACCCCGGCGCCCGCCGCCAGCAGCCCGTCCCAGGTCGGGTCGTCGATGTAGACCACGTCGCGCAGCGCCCGGCTCTCGGCCCGCACCTGCTCGATCATCCGCCGGTAGTCGCTGGACTTGTGGGCGACGGCGGAGACCAGGACGCTCATCCCGGCCTGCTTGAGCACATACGCCAATTCGTGGACACGGTAGGCCGGATTGATGTTGACCATGATGGCGCCGATGCGGGCGGTGGCGTACTGCACCAGCACCCACTCGGGGCAGTTGGGCGCCCAGATGCCGACCCGGTCGCCCTTGCGCACGCCCTTGGCCAGCAGGCCGAGCGCCACCTCGTCCACCGCCCGCCCCAGCTCCGCGTACGTCCAGCGGCGGCCGCCCGCCACGTCCACCAGCGCCTCGCGGTCCCCGAAGCGGCTGATCGCGCGCTCCAGGTCGGCGCCGATGGTGCGGTCGAGCAGCGGCCGGCCGCTGTCGCCCCGGGCGTACGCCGGCTGGCGACCCGCCGCACCGCTCTCCCGGGGTCCCGGCGGGTGGCCCGGTGGCCTGCTCATGTCGGTCATCGGTGGTCTTCCTCTCGGTACTCGGCGGCGCCCCCGCCCTCCTCGGCGGTGCGCTCGCGCAGTTCCACGCGACGGATCTTGCCCGAGACCGTCTTGGGCAGGTCCGCGAACTCCAGCCGCCGTACGCGCTTGTACGGGGCGAGCACCGCCCGGGAGTGGGCGAAGAGCACCGCCGCGGTCTCGGGTCCAGGTTCCCAGCCGGCCGCCAGCACCACGTACGCCTTGGGCACGGCCAGCCGGACGGGGTCGGGCGCGGGCACCACGGCGGCCTCGGCCACCGCTTCGTGCTCCAGGAGTGCGCTCTCCAGCTCGAAGGGTGAAATCTTGTAATCAGATGCCTTGAACACGTCGTCGGCCCGTCCCACGTACGTGATGTAGCCGTCCGCGTCGCGGGAGCCGATGTCGCCGGTGCGGTAGTAGCCGCCGGCCATCGCCTCGGCGGTGCGGTCCGGGTCGCCGTGGTAGCCGGTGGTCAGGCCGACCGGGCGGGCCGACAGGTCGAGGGCGATCTCGCCCTCGTCGGCGGGCTCGCCGGTGACCGGGTCCAGCAGCACGACCTCGAAGCCGGGCAGGGGGCGGCCCATGGAGCCCGGTTTGAGGGGCTGTCCCGGGGTGTTGGCGACCTGGACGGCGGTCTCGGTCTGCCCGAAGCCGTCGCGGATGGTGACGCCCCACACCTCCCGCACCCGCTCGATGATCTCCGGGTTGAGCGGCTCTCCGGCCGCGACGATCTCCCGCGGCGGGTTCTTCAGCGCCGTCAGATCGGCCTGGATGAGCATCCGCCAGACGGTGGGCGGCGCGCAGAAGCTGGTGACGCCCGCGCGGTCCATCTCGGCCATCAGCCGGGCCGCGTCGAAGCGGGTGTAGTTGTGGATGAAGACGGTGGCCTCGGCGTTCCAGGGCGCGAAGAGGTTGGACCAGGCGTGCTTGGCCCAGCCCGGCGAGGAGATGTTCAGGTGGACGTCGCCGGGTTTCAGGCCGATCCAGTACATCGTCGCCAAGTGGCCGACGGGGTACGAGGTGTGGGTGTGCTCGACCAGCTTGGGGCGGGCCGTGGTGCCGGAGGTGAAGTAGAGCATCAGGGTGTCGTCGGCGTGGGTGGGGCCCGTGGGCTCGTACGTCTCGGCGGCGGAGTACGCGTCCTCGTAGGCGAGCCAGCCCGCCGCCGCGGCCTCCGCGCCGCCGCCGACCGCGATCCGGGTGTAGTCGCCGGGCACGTCGGCGAACTTGCCGATGTCGGCGCCCCGTACGAGCACGTGCCGGGCCCGGCCGCGCCCGACGCGGTCGGCGAGGTCGAGCGGGCCGAGCAGCGGGGTGGCGGGGATGACCACGGCGCGCAGCTTCATCGCGGCGAGGGCGGTCTCCCACAGCTCGATCTGGTTGCCGAGCATGACCACGATCCGGTCGTCGGCGCGTACGCCCTGCGCGGCCAGCCAGTTCGCGGCCTGGTTCGAGCGGCGGCGCAGCTCGTCGAAGGTGCGGCGGGTGTGGGTGCCGTCCTCCTCGACGATGTGCAGGGCGGTGCGGCCGTTGCCGTCGGCGATGCGGTCGAACCAGTCCAGCGCCCAGTTGAAGTACGCGGGGCGGGGCCAGGTGAAGCCCTCGCGCGCGCCGTCGTAGTCCTCGCGGTGGCGCAGGAGGAAGTCCCGGGCCGCGCGGAACGCGGCGGTCGGGCCGGTGCCGGTGGCGTCGGCACCCGTTACGGCGCCCGAGGGATCCGCCGCACCCGCCACCCCCGCAACGGGCACAACCCCGCCCTTATCACCCGTACCACCCATCACACCGGTCTCTTCCGTGTCCGCCATGTGTCCTCCTCATTGCCGCACCGCCTACCGCCATCGTGTAATCAGTGACGCAGGTCTCACCACCCCCGAACGGGGGGAAGCGGAGGTTTCGGCGTGCGGGTCGAGTCAGAGTCCGGCGGGTCCGTGGACATACGGGCGGCGCTGTCGCGGCTGCGGCGGGCGAGTGGGCTGCCGGTGGCGTTCGGCGGGCTGCGGTCCGGCACCGGCCGCTACCGCATCGGCGAGCTGGCGGGCACCAGGTCCGCCGTGCTGCACGGGCTCGCCATCCGGCACGGCAACGGCCTCGGCGGCAAGGCCGCGGCGCTCACCCGGCCCTTCGCGGTGACCGACTACCGCTCCTCCCCCGTGATCAGCCACGAGTACGACGCGGCCGTGGCGGCCGAGGGCCTGTGTTCCGTGCTCGCGGTGCCGGTCGTGGTGCGCCGCCGGGTGCGCGGCGTCCTGTACGGGGCACTGCGGCACCCCGTACAGCTCGGCGACCGCTCGCTGTCCGCCGCCATGGCGGTCGCCCGGGAACTGGAACAGGCCCTGCTGCTCCAGGACGAGGCCCAGCGGCTGCTGTCGGTCGCCCGGCAGCCGGCCGCCGCCGACCCGGCGGTGTGGGAGGAAGTGCGGGAGGCGCACGGCGAGCTGCGCGCGCTGGCCCAGCGCATCGCGGACCCGGCCCTGCGCCGGGAGCTGCTAGCGGCCTGCGGACGGCTGGCGGCGGCGTCCTCCCCCGGCCACGGCACGCAGGACACGGTCCCGCTGGCACCGCGCGAGGTGGACGTCCTGGCGTGCGTGGCCACCGGCGCGACCAACGCGGTGGCGGCGGAGCGGCTGGGTCTGCGCCCGGAGACGGTCAAGAGCTATCTGCGCTCGGCCATGCGCAAACTGGGCGTGCACTCCCGCCTTCAGGCGGTGGTGGCGGCGCGGCGGGCGGGGGTGCTGCCGTAGCCCTTCCGCCGAACGCGGCGCGGGTCCGGCCGGGTGTCCGGCCGGACCCGCGCGTGGCGCGTGGTGTCACGTGTGATGCGGCTGGTAGTAGCGCCCGAGCTGTTCGTGGTAATCGGGGTTGCCGAGGTGCTTTTCCTTGTCGAACTCCGGCGAGTTCTTGATCTCTTCCTTGGTGCGGGAGACGAAGATCTTGCGTTCGGCGTTGTCCACCGACGCGATGACACCGGCCGGCAGCAGGACGCTCTTGCCGAAGATCCATACGCCGGTGTCCACCACGATCCAGGCGGCGCCCACCTCGTCGGAGTGCTTGTCGACCTTGCCGATGCTGCCGTCCGTGGCCTCGACCTTGTACCCGACGAGGTCCGTGCCCGCCGTGTGCCCGGCGGAGGCGGGGTAGCCCCAGATGTCGGTCATGGAGAGCTCCTTCGCACGTTCGGGAGTCGCAACACGGCGCCGGGTGCCCGGGGGCACGGCGGGCAAACGGCGGCGCGGCGCGGTGCCGTGACTTCCGGCCACCGCGCCGCGCCGCCGTTTCCGGCCGCCCCGCCTACTTGTCGGCGGTCAGCTTCCCGGCCGAGCCCCAGCTGTCGGTGGGCACCTCGTGGATCCACACCTGCACGCTCTCGGCGGGTACGTGCAGCGTGTCCACGAACGCGTCGGTGATCTGCCGGACCAGCTCGCGCTTGAGCTCGGTGCTGCGCGGGCCCTGCTGAACGGTGACGACGGGCATGGCGGAACTCCCCTCACGGCGGCGGCCGCCCGGCCTTTCCGGGCGGCTCTTCCGCAGGTCCCCAGTTCATCCGGAGCGGGCCCCGCGACCAAGAAGCAGTCCGCGCTCGCTGCGATCACGGATCGAGATCGTGTGCGGCGGCCGCACACGCCGCGAGCAGCGCGTCGAGGCACGCGGGCGGCGCGGTGCGGTGCACGGCCAGCGAGGTGGTGAGCGTGAGGGGCGTACGGAAGGGGCGGAAGGCGACGCGCGGGGTGCGCAGTTGGCGGGCGTGCGCGGCGTACACCACGGTCCAGGACGGGTCGGCGGGCCCGGCGGCACCGATCGCGGCCAGGCTGTCCTGGAGCGAGCCGCCCGGCGGGCCCGGTACCGGCACGGGCTCGAAGCCCGCTTCGTGGCAGGCGGACAGGACGCGGTCGACGAGGGCCGGATTGGTGCGGCGGGCGGTCAGGCGCAGCGGTACGGCGGCCAGCTCGGCCAGGTCCACGCCCTCGCCCTCCCCCGGCCCGGGGGCCGCGAGGGGGTGCGCGGCGGGCAGGACGGCGACGAGCGGGTCCGGCCACAGCGGTACGTGGCGGAGCGCGCCGCCGGTACCGCCGCTGTCCGTGCCGACGCTGTCCGTGTCCCGTACGAACGCGGCGTCCAGCTCGCCCTTGGCCACCCGGTCCAGGCGTTCGCGCGTCGGCGCGGAGACCAGGTGGACACCGAGGCCGGGGGCGGTACGGGACAGGGCGTCCAGGACCCGGTCCAGGTGGTCGCCCAGGCCCGCGCTCGTCCCGAGCCGCAGGGCTCCGCGCCGCGTGCCGATCAGCTCGGCGACGACGGCGAGCGCGCGTTCCTCCGCGGCGAGCAGGGCCCGTGCCTCGGGCAGGAACCGTTCTCCGGCGGCGGTGAGCCGTACCTGCCGGGCCGACCGGTCGAACAGGTCCGCGCCCACCTCCCGCTCCAGCCGCCGCACCTGCTGGCTGACCGCCGACTGCACGATGTGCAGCCGCTCGGCGGCCCGCCCGAAGTGCAGTTCCTGCGCGACCGCGACGAAATACCGCACCTGCCGCAGCTCCACGCCGCCCTCCCCCGTCCGTCCGTACGGGGTCATTCTCGCGGAACGCGGAGGCCGGAAGCCGACCGCCCCTCAGGGGCCCTCCCGGCGGTTCAGTGGCCCTCCGGGCGGTCGGCTCAGTAGTCCTCGCCCGTGAACGGCAGGTGCTCCGTCTCCAGCGCGGCGTCCAGCAGCCGGGCCGCGCCGGGCGTGCGCTCCTCCACCAGCCCGGCCCGCACCAGCCGCCGCAGCGGGGTGCCGCCCAGGTAGCAGGACGCCAGGTCCCGTACGTCCAGGGCCAGGTCGGCCGGGGCGCCGGCGGGCTCGTACGTGGCGCCGGACGGGTCCGCGGTCAGCCGGAAGCGGCCGGCGTTGGCGGGCAGCGTGGCGTCGCGCACCTCCAGCACCAGGTCGGCGGGCGCCGCCCAGGAGCGGGCGGTCAGCGCCTCCGCCACGTCCACCAGCCGCAGCCACAGCGCGGGCCACTGGCCGGTGACGCGCACCTGGTCGCGGTCGGCGGCGAACAGCAGCAGCGGGTCGTCGGCGGCCACCCAGGCGCGCACCTTGCGCGTCAGGTCGATGGAGGCGAGGTACGTCCAGAGGGCCGCGGCGGCGGGCGCGTCGGCCGCCTCCATCTCCTGGACGGTGACGGCGCCCTTCTCCCCCACCCGGTAGATGACGTATCCGGCGGCGGGCGCGCCCTTGTCGCCGAGGACGACGATGCGCGCCGGGCCGTCGTCGTCATCGTCGTCCTCGTCCTGGGCGAGCACCGAGCGCCGCCACCACGCCTCGTCGCGGACGAGCAGTCCGGCGCGCCGCGCCCGGCTCGCCTGGTACAGCGGCGCGATCACCGGTACCGCGGCCTCGGGCGCGAGCAGCCGCAGCGGGCGCCGGTCGGGCGTGATGCGCAGGTCCAGGGGGCGGCTGGAGTCGATCTCGACGGCGTACGCCTCGGTGGCCGGGCCGAAGCCGAAGCGGCCGTAGATCGCGTCCTCCGACGCCCACAGGCAGGCCAGCGGGCGGCGGCCGGCGGCGCACCGGCGCCACAGCTCGTCCAGCATGCCGGTGAGCACACCGCGCCGCCGGTGGGTGGGCGCGACGGAGACGAAGTCCAGTTCGGCGGCGGGCAGTTCGCCGCCCGGTACGGAAAGGCCCAGACGGTGCGCCGCCGTGAAGCCGACGATCTCCTCGCCGTCGTACGCGCCCACCCGTTCGCAGTCCAGCAGCATTTCGCGCTGGCGCTTACGGGCGGCGTCCCCGGTCTTCGCGTGGAAGGCCAGGTCGGCGAGTTCCAGGGCCCGGTCGAGGTGTGCTTCGGGGATGTCCCGGATGTCCGTGGTCACCCCGCGACGCTAACCCGGGCCCCGCGCGCCGTCATCCGGTTTTCCGGGGCGGCCGGTCCCGGTAGCCGTCGCCGAAGTTCCCGGCGCAGTCCTCCTCGCCGCCGTCCGGGTGGTTCAGGACGGTCCAGCTCACGGCCGACACCGCGGGCTCCAGCGAGAGCCTGCTGACGGCCTCTTCGAGCAGGCTGTCGTCGCGCCGCTCGGTGGTCAGC from Streptomyces albofaciens JCM 4342 encodes the following:
- a CDS encoding ABC transporter ATP-binding protein produces the protein MTARNSADALLQLRGVSRRYGDRQALHPIDHDLAAGRCTALFGHNGSGKSTLLRIACGRDAPTGGRALFAGRTVAEDDPEVRARVAVVGDSVACYPDLTVREHLELVTVAHAVDDAPAWIDQVLADRRLADHADALPNALSSGQLQSLLLAAALVRPRDLLVLDEPEQRLDPDARARLAALLVAEKEGGVAVLLATHQAELAEEVADHMIALEDGRVIEQGAPAEVLRKLGVRS
- a CDS encoding DUF6297 family protein translates to MTARATDTEPRAAEEETAGPAVWNEQEDDRTAETLRWLRTKRRAHQRRRRRDRAVLAYCVVLAALGYGGGYTLRFLRSLELGADHGTLGADLRRTLPAAFVAVALALAVLAARDALWRGPVVVSGPSAGWLLAQPVRRGAVLRPAFRLSALLATAAGALAASAAAVVLHVTGLASFGGALAAVLPAGVCLPLLAVSLGMAVERRPRPARLVRRLTAPAALLLALAAGQAALAFGGRRWAPLEWAELWSGPWGWAAQPVVAVTGGPAPGWPVALVLLAAVTAAAAGYAHRDAAHVPNAQLRGRAATASAVTSGVFALELRAAKLAVLEAGGDAPKRRVRLPAPPHRYLIVVWRDLLALLRMPGRLGRAVAWTAAAGAAVGLGAGPVAERRVLGLAVGLLCGYAAVGALAEPARLETDDARRAAWSPFRLRTLMLHHAVVPGVLGALLGLLAAVPYALAGAGWALLMMPLCAGPFAAAAVFGACRGPARTDLLFAGGATPMGGPGPFLFAAWYAAGPLVSVTGLALALNAALAHGPDARSALHVAVVAVLLTAGLLFFAARSADRLVRH
- a CDS encoding short chain dehydrogenase, whose protein sequence is MKVIVIGASGVIGSAVADELEGRGHTVVRAARRGPVRVDMEDPASVDALFENPAVRGADAVVCCAASGRLVPLDEPSDAEFTRGLHGKLLGQVQLTRRALHHLQDGGAVVLTGGRFDEPTPGGAFTALVNSGLDAFAQAAAPEMPRGLRLTAISPGWVGETLERLGTDPSAGIPAAELARTYADAVEGRTA
- a CDS encoding GNAT family N-acetyltransferase, whose protein sequence is MKASGTRPDPVIRPAAPGDLPALRDIERAAGESFRALGMDLIADDEPPSLTELTHHQRAGRALVAEDGSADGAPLAYLLWEPVDGCAHIEQVSVHPDGARRGLGRALIERAWRDSGLPALTLTTFADVPWNAPYYARLGFRVLGGAELTPGLRAVRRREGELGLDRWTRVCMRRDAGLAG
- a CDS encoding CopD family protein; the protein is MKPPMNPPQPASRRPSGPFAVGRTCAPPAPLSPARRVLALAASAAVVVLVPLLGTGLVVDESYEVRLPGDGATALLRAVLLAALCVHLGELAGVRLARRVAGAPAGLPRPWAVRAAWAGVAAAVGQLLLVAGSGSPVAGLSGPALVEAYGTRPGLLALLEANAFLLAALCAASGRPGWAAVPLAAIVFGEALRAHPEPYTPETGTALTLVHLTATALWTGGLLYVLRTRWRWRHDAAAGRELLTRYARPAALLFAAITATGVCSTLRRLPLAETLATGYGRVLLAKLVLVLLVSGLALAARGRLRREAAVPGAATRPARAELVALAAVVLVSAVLTAVPLPPAPV
- a CDS encoding MmcQ/YjbR family DNA-binding protein, producing MFDAKRLRAVCLDFNGAVEEFPFPRHPEVSTFKVGGKIFALTTLDAVPLTVSLKCDPELAERLRAAHPEIVPGHHLNKRHWNTVTLTGALDDRLVLDMIEDSYDLIVARLPRARQLALDWPGHA